A single genomic interval of Zingiber officinale cultivar Zhangliang chromosome 4A, Zo_v1.1, whole genome shotgun sequence harbors:
- the LOC121972640 gene encoding uncharacterized protein LOC121972640: MGNLHDLKEGTNMTPFHLVYGGEAIVPVEVRVESDRVKYYGEDNTERRLVELDLVDEAGDNATIRLTSYQQRMRQNYNWRVVPKSFQVSDLMWKKVKSVGDVTKLEAPWAGPFKVVEKLRSGAYYLEDENGRRLERP; the protein is encoded by the coding sequence ATGGGCAATCTGCACGACCTAAAGGAGGGCACAAACATGACCCCCTTCCACCTGGTATACGGCGGAGAGGCAATCGTCCCTGTAGAGGTCAGAGTGGAGTCCGATCGGGTAAAATACTACGGTGAAGACAACACCGAGCGAAGGCTTGTGGAACTTGATTTGGTAGATGAAGCAGGGGACAATGCAACCATTCGGCTAACATCATACCAGCAGAGAATGAGGCAGAATTACAACTGGAGGGTGGTCCCAAAGTCGTTCCAGGTTAGCGATCTTATGTGGAAAAAAGTGAAGTCGGTCGGTGACGTCACCAAACTTGAAGCACCATGGGcgggacccttcaaggtcgtcgaaaagctccgctcaggaGCCTACTATCTTGAGGATGAGAATGGAAGGCGACTCGAACGGCCAtag